One window of Oscillibacter hominis genomic DNA carries:
- the rpmB gene encoding 50S ribosomal protein L28 encodes MAKCEFCDKGVAFGIKVSHSHKRANRSWKPNVKRVKAIINGTPRHVYVCTRCLRSGKVTRAV; translated from the coding sequence ATGGCTAAGTGCGAGTTTTGCGATAAGGGTGTCGCCTTTGGTATCAAGGTTTCTCACTCCCACAAACGCGCCAATCGTTCCTGGAAGCCCAATGTAAAGCGCGTGAAGGCAATCATCAACGGTACGCCCCGCCATGTATATGTTTGTACCCGGTGTCTGCGTTCCGGTAAGGTTACCAGAGCGGTGTGA
- a CDS encoding ROK family protein, protein MYLGIDIGGTNLKAGLVDESGTLLRTRKEPLGRVSDPEELAARLAGMARAAAAEDLAQVQSVGMGVPGAVEGGTIVYTCNIPMKNIPMERMFRSHLDLPVHLGNDADCAALGEYHCGAGKGCRSLVAITLGTGIGGGMVFDGKIYEGLGMAGEVGHMVVEPGGVPCPCGRRGCWEQYASASGLRRMTWEAMEAHPESLLWTITGGKWERLNGGTAFKAARRGDEAARAVCGTYIRYLAQGITNLVNLLHPEVLAIGGGISNEREESLLRPVREIVDRECYASHGGRKTRVVKALLGNDAGVIGAAFLGRSR, encoded by the coding sequence ATGTATCTTGGGATCGACATCGGCGGAACCAATTTGAAAGCAGGGCTGGTGGATGAGTCGGGAACCCTCCTGCGGACCCGGAAAGAGCCCCTGGGCCGTGTGTCGGACCCGGAGGAGCTTGCCGCCCGGCTGGCCGGCATGGCCCGGGCCGCAGCGGCGGAGGACCTGGCTCAGGTCCAGTCGGTGGGCATGGGCGTCCCCGGCGCTGTGGAGGGCGGCACCATTGTCTACACATGCAACATCCCCATGAAGAACATCCCCATGGAGCGGATGTTCCGTTCACACCTGGACCTGCCGGTGCACCTTGGAAACGACGCGGACTGCGCCGCATTGGGGGAGTATCACTGCGGCGCCGGGAAGGGCTGCCGCAGCCTGGTGGCCATTACGCTGGGGACGGGGATCGGCGGCGGCATGGTTTTTGACGGGAAAATTTACGAAGGCCTGGGCATGGCCGGCGAGGTGGGCCACATGGTGGTGGAGCCCGGCGGAGTCCCCTGTCCCTGCGGCCGGCGGGGCTGCTGGGAGCAGTATGCCTCCGCCAGCGGATTGAGGCGCATGACCTGGGAGGCCATGGAGGCCCACCCGGAGAGCCTCCTCTGGACGATCACCGGCGGGAAGTGGGAGCGGCTCAATGGCGGCACGGCGTTTAAAGCGGCCAGACGGGGCGATGAGGCCGCCCGGGCCGTGTGCGGGACGTATATCCGCTACCTTGCCCAGGGGATCACCAATCTGGTCAATCTGCTCCACCCCGAGGTTTTGGCCATTGGCGGCGGCATCAGCAACGAGCGGGAGGAGTCCTTGCTCCGGCCGGTGCGGGAGATTGTGGACCGGGAGTGCTATGCCAGCCACGGCGGGCGGAAAACCCGGGTGGTCAAGGCGCTTCTTGGAAATGACGCCGGTGTGATCGGCGCGGCGTTTTTGGGACGCAGCCGCTGA
- the der gene encoding ribosome biogenesis GTPase Der has product MKPIVAIVGRPNVGKSMLFNKLIGQRLSIVEDTPGVTRDRIYGESEWNGRKFTLVDTGGIEPRTDNEILKFMREQAQIAIDNAAVIVFLTDIKTGVTASDHEVANMLLRCGKPVVLAVNKMDSTGVTNPDIYEFYNLGLGDPIAVSAVHGHGTGDLLDACVAHFPPEDEEEAEDDFIRVALIGKPNVGKSSLTNRILGQQRMIVSDVPGTTRDAIDSVFENEKGKYIFIDTAGMRKKARVEENIERYSVLRATMAIDRCDVCLILIDANEGVTEQDTKVAGLAHEAGKACIIVVNKWDAVEKDDKTMDRMREDIRRDLSYMTYAPIVFISALTGQRVDRLFDLINYVNDQAATRITTGMLNNVLADAQTRVQPPTDKGRRLKIYYMTQVGIKPPHFVVFCNEKKLFHFSYQRYLENCIRNTFGLEGTPILLSIRQKGDKEE; this is encoded by the coding sequence ATGAAACCCATCGTTGCCATTGTGGGACGGCCCAATGTGGGCAAGTCCATGCTGTTCAATAAATTGATCGGTCAGCGCCTTTCCATTGTGGAGGATACGCCCGGCGTCACCCGGGACCGGATTTACGGAGAGTCGGAGTGGAACGGGCGGAAGTTTACCCTGGTGGACACCGGGGGCATCGAGCCCCGAACGGACAATGAGATTTTGAAGTTCATGAGGGAGCAGGCCCAGATCGCAATCGACAATGCCGCGGTGATCGTCTTTCTGACCGACATCAAAACCGGCGTGACCGCCTCGGATCATGAGGTGGCCAACATGCTGCTGCGCTGCGGCAAGCCCGTGGTGCTGGCGGTGAACAAAATGGATTCCACCGGCGTCACCAACCCGGATATCTATGAATTCTACAACCTGGGGCTGGGCGATCCCATAGCGGTTTCCGCCGTCCACGGGCACGGCACGGGAGACCTGCTGGATGCCTGTGTGGCCCATTTCCCGCCGGAGGACGAGGAGGAGGCGGAGGATGATTTCATCCGCGTGGCCCTCATTGGAAAGCCCAACGTGGGCAAGTCCTCCCTGACCAACCGCATCCTGGGCCAGCAGCGCATGATCGTCAGCGATGTACCCGGCACCACTCGGGACGCCATCGATTCCGTCTTTGAAAACGAGAAGGGCAAATATATCTTCATTGATACCGCCGGCATGAGGAAAAAGGCCAGGGTGGAGGAGAACATCGAGCGCTACAGCGTGCTCCGGGCCACCATGGCCATTGACCGCTGTGACGTTTGCCTTATTCTCATTGATGCAAACGAGGGCGTCACCGAGCAGGACACCAAGGTGGCGGGGCTGGCCCACGAGGCGGGCAAGGCCTGCATCATCGTGGTCAACAAATGGGACGCGGTGGAAAAGGACGACAAGACCATGGACCGCATGCGCGAGGATATCCGCCGGGACCTGAGCTATATGACCTATGCGCCCATCGTGTTCATCTCCGCCCTGACGGGCCAGCGGGTGGACCGATTGTTCGACCTCATCAACTATGTAAACGACCAGGCCGCCACGCGGATCACCACCGGCATGCTGAACAATGTCCTTGCAGACGCCCAGACCCGGGTGCAGCCGCCCACGGACAAGGGCCGCCGGCTGAAGATTTACTATATGACCCAGGTGGGCATCAAGCCGCCTCACTTCGTGGTCTTCTGCAATGAGAAGAAGCTGTTCCACTTCTCCTATCAGCGGTATCTGGAAAACTGCATCCGCAATACCTTCGGGCTGGAGGGCACTCCGATCCTCTTGTCCATCCGGCAAAAGGGCGACAAGGAGGAGTAA
- the hprK gene encoding HPr(Ser) kinase/phosphatase, translated as MSEQGVKVSEAVSIFGLEILNRGKDYDTALLTITDVNRPGLQFLGSFDYFDPRRLQIIGKAEITYLGGLSSKRRQESYDNIFQYDIPALVIARGLECSEECLNSARRFERTLLRTDETTVEFTSHMIEYLNHKLAPTVTRHGVLMDVYGEGVLLLGESGIGKSETAIELVMRGHRLVSDDAVEIRQISDYLVGTAPELIRHYVELRGIGVIDVRQLFGMRAIKTDAQIDLVVQMEQWDEDKFYDRLGIETHFMTIMDVKVPCVTMPVRPGRNLASIVEVAALNNRHHRYGFNAAEELSRRIDKHVDKGKK; from the coding sequence ATGAGTGAACAAGGAGTGAAGGTTTCCGAGGCAGTCAGTATTTTTGGGTTGGAGATTCTCAACCGTGGTAAAGATTATGATACCGCTCTGCTGACGATTACGGATGTGAACCGGCCCGGGCTGCAGTTTCTGGGCTCGTTTGACTATTTTGATCCCCGGCGCCTGCAGATCATCGGCAAGGCGGAGATCACCTATCTTGGCGGACTGAGCAGCAAAAGGCGCCAGGAGTCCTATGACAACATCTTCCAGTATGACATTCCGGCCCTCGTCATCGCAAGGGGGCTCGAATGCTCCGAAGAGTGCCTGAACAGCGCCAGGCGCTTTGAGCGGACACTATTGCGCACCGATGAGACCACCGTGGAGTTCACCAGCCACATGATCGAATATCTGAACCACAAGCTGGCCCCCACGGTGACGCGCCACGGCGTGCTGATGGATGTCTACGGTGAGGGCGTGCTGCTGTTGGGAGAGTCCGGCATCGGCAAGAGTGAGACGGCCATTGAACTGGTGATGCGCGGGCACCGGCTGGTGTCCGACGACGCGGTGGAGATCCGCCAAATCTCCGACTATCTCGTGGGCACGGCCCCGGAGCTGATCCGCCATTATGTGGAGCTGAGGGGGATCGGCGTCATCGATGTGCGTCAGCTTTTCGGCATGCGTGCCATCAAAACCGATGCCCAGATCGACCTGGTGGTCCAGATGGAGCAGTGGGACGAGGATAAATTTTACGACCGGTTGGGCATTGAAACCCATTTTATGACTATTATGGATGTGAAGGTGCCCTGCGTGACCATGCCGGTCCGCCCGGGCCGGAACCTGGCCAGCATTGTGGAGGTGGCGGCCCTGAACAACCGCCACCACCGCTATGGCTTCAATGCCGCCGAGGAACTGTCCCGGCGCATTGACAAGCACGTGGATAAGGGGAAGAAGTAA
- a CDS encoding DUF512 domain-containing protein has product MSTIITSVDHRSPAQRAGITAGEQLIAVNGHEIVDVLDYRFYCYDPVLDLVLRESSGAERTLQVKKLEGQELGLNFDTYLMDEPRPCSNHCLFCFVDQMPPGMRDTLYFKDDDARLSFLMGNYITLTNLSEREAQRIIDLRISPINVSVQATEPELRKRLLGNVHADKSLDYMRAFGEAGIVMNGQIVVCPGWNDGIHLRRSIEDLMDIGFASCSVVPVGLTKYRKGLAKIGMVDAGKASEIIDIVDEYGAQCLKRYGTRKFFCADELYIKAGRELPEASYYEDYAQLENGVGMLRSFLTEFERGLQDVDPEGSYPSFTSVTGKSAEPFIAGLVVKAKARCPSLKGEVVGIYNDFFGRTIDVAGLLTAQDIIAQLKGVSLGEHVLIPANMLRHGGDVFLDDLTVADLERALHRPVTVVEQDGFSLVDAIFCGRIQEGE; this is encoded by the coding sequence ATGAGCACGATCATTACTTCTGTCGATCACCGCAGCCCGGCGCAGCGCGCCGGGATCACAGCGGGGGAACAACTGATTGCCGTCAACGGCCATGAAATTGTGGACGTGCTGGACTATCGGTTTTACTGTTACGATCCGGTGCTGGATCTGGTGCTGCGTGAGAGCAGCGGAGCGGAGCGGACCCTTCAGGTCAAAAAACTGGAGGGCCAGGAGCTGGGGCTGAACTTTGACACCTATTTGATGGACGAGCCCAGGCCCTGCTCCAACCACTGCCTGTTCTGCTTTGTGGATCAGATGCCCCCGGGGATGCGGGACACTTTATACTTTAAAGACGACGACGCAAGGCTCAGTTTTCTGATGGGGAACTACATCACCCTGACGAACCTGAGCGAGCGGGAGGCCCAGCGGATCATCGATCTGCGGATTTCCCCCATCAACGTCTCGGTCCAGGCCACGGAGCCGGAACTGCGCAAGCGGCTTTTGGGCAACGTCCACGCCGACAAGAGCCTTGATTATATGCGCGCGTTCGGCGAGGCTGGCATTGTGATGAACGGGCAGATCGTGGTCTGCCCCGGCTGGAACGACGGGATACACCTGCGGCGCAGCATAGAGGACCTGATGGACATCGGCTTTGCAAGCTGCTCCGTGGTGCCCGTGGGGCTGACCAAGTACCGCAAGGGCCTTGCCAAAATCGGCATGGTGGACGCAGGGAAGGCCTCGGAGATCATTGACATCGTGGATGAGTATGGTGCGCAGTGCCTAAAGCGGTACGGGACCCGGAAATTTTTCTGCGCCGACGAGCTCTATATCAAGGCCGGGCGGGAGCTTCCGGAGGCGTCCTATTATGAGGACTACGCCCAGCTGGAAAACGGCGTGGGGATGCTTCGCTCCTTCCTCACGGAGTTTGAGCGGGGCTTGCAGGATGTGGACCCGGAGGGGAGCTACCCCTCCTTTACCAGCGTCACCGGCAAGTCCGCCGAGCCGTTTATCGCGGGCCTTGTGGTAAAGGCCAAAGCCCGGTGCCCGTCCCTTAAGGGCGAGGTCGTGGGCATTTACAACGACTTTTTCGGCCGCACCATCGACGTGGCGGGGCTGCTCACCGCCCAGGACATCATTGCCCAGCTGAAGGGCGTTTCCCTGGGGGAGCACGTTCTGATCCCGGCCAATATGCTGCGACACGGCGGAGATGTATTTTTGGACGACCTGACGGTGGCGGACCTGGAGCGCGCGCTCCATAGGCCGGTCACTGTGGTGGAGCAGGACGGCTTCAGCCTGGTGGACGCCATTTTCTGCGGCAGGATTCAAGAAGGGGAGTGA
- a CDS encoding glycerol-3-phosphate acyltransferase: protein MSVWTELWLRAAIIAAAAYFCGCFNGAVIVSKYILRDDVRGHGSGNAGLTNFYRTFGGPLTLVVILTDVLKAVAAILIGVWVARGFLPSFFMEGEWVIYGKYWAGLFCLLGHMFPCMFHFKGGKGILSGGTMAIMIDWRVALVVWGGFLVLAVVTRWVSLGSIWAGTTFPISSFFVYHDPVITALAVIIGVLVVWKHRGNLKRILRGTESKFSIHRKKEGTP from the coding sequence ATGAGCGTATGGACTGAGCTTTGGCTCCGGGCCGCCATCATCGCGGCGGCGGCCTATTTCTGCGGCTGCTTCAACGGGGCGGTGATCGTCTCCAAGTACATCCTGCGGGATGATGTGCGCGGGCACGGCAGCGGAAACGCCGGGCTGACCAATTTCTACCGCACCTTCGGCGGGCCTTTGACGCTGGTGGTTATCCTGACCGACGTCCTGAAGGCGGTCGCGGCCATTCTGATCGGCGTATGGGTGGCCAGAGGTTTCCTGCCGTCCTTTTTCATGGAGGGCGAGTGGGTGATTTACGGAAAGTACTGGGCAGGCCTCTTCTGCCTGTTGGGCCACATGTTCCCCTGCATGTTCCACTTCAAAGGGGGCAAGGGAATTCTCTCCGGCGGCACCATGGCCATCATGATCGACTGGCGGGTGGCGCTGGTGGTCTGGGGCGGTTTTTTGGTGCTGGCTGTGGTGACCAGATGGGTCTCCCTGGGATCCATCTGGGCCGGGACGACCTTCCCCATCTCCAGCTTCTTTGTCTATCATGATCCGGTGATCACGGCTTTGGCGGTTATCATCGGAGTCCTGGTGGTCTGGAAGCACCGGGGGAATCTGAAGCGCATCCTGCGCGGGACAGAATCCAAATTCAGCATCCATCGGAAAAAGGAGGGAACGCCATGA
- a CDS encoding NAD(P)H-dependent glycerol-3-phosphate dehydrogenase, whose translation MKIAVLGSGGWGTALSMVLCDNGHDVTLWSHSPEKAAQLRSSRCNPLLPKVTLPESLRYADDLSCVRESDLVVLATPSFAVRATGRNAAPHLRRDTVLVSVSKGIEKGSNCRMSEILVQETGGSCKVVALSGPSHAEEVSVRMPTGCVAAHPEETVARKVQDVFMNDYFRIYTSPDIVGVELAAALKNVVALSCGVITGMGYGDNTKALLMTRAMAEMGRLGERMGGSRLTFAGLAGMGDLIVTCTSMHSRNFRAGILIGQGRTAREAMDEVGAVVEGYYAAESVCQLAEKVGVEMPICRCAYDVLYHGKQTESVVRELMTRAKKQEN comes from the coding sequence ATGAAGATCGCGGTTTTGGGCAGCGGCGGATGGGGAACGGCCCTGTCCATGGTGCTTTGCGACAACGGCCACGACGTGACGCTCTGGTCCCACAGTCCGGAAAAGGCGGCGCAGCTGCGCTCCAGCCGGTGCAACCCGCTGCTTCCCAAGGTGACTCTGCCGGAAAGCCTCCGGTATGCCGATGACTTAAGCTGCGTCAGGGAGTCGGACCTGGTGGTGCTTGCAACGCCCTCCTTTGCGGTCCGCGCCACAGGGCGGAATGCCGCGCCCCATCTGCGGCGGGACACGGTGCTGGTGTCGGTCTCCAAGGGCATCGAGAAGGGCAGCAACTGCCGGATGTCGGAGATTTTGGTTCAGGAAACAGGGGGGAGCTGTAAAGTAGTTGCACTTTCTGGCCCTTCCCACGCAGAGGAGGTATCCGTCCGGATGCCTACCGGCTGTGTGGCGGCCCATCCGGAGGAAACAGTGGCGCGGAAGGTGCAGGATGTGTTCATGAACGACTACTTCCGCATCTATACCAGCCCGGACATCGTGGGGGTGGAATTGGCCGCGGCGCTGAAAAACGTGGTGGCCCTCAGTTGCGGCGTCATTACCGGCATGGGGTATGGCGACAACACCAAGGCGCTTTTGATGACGCGGGCCATGGCGGAGATGGGACGCTTGGGGGAACGCATGGGCGGCTCCCGGCTGACCTTTGCCGGGCTTGCGGGAATGGGTGATCTGATCGTCACCTGCACCTCCATGCACTCGCGCAACTTCCGGGCCGGCATCCTCATTGGCCAGGGCAGGACCGCCCGGGAGGCCATGGATGAGGTGGGCGCCGTGGTGGAAGGGTACTATGCGGCGGAAAGCGTCTGTCAGCTGGCGGAGAAGGTCGGCGTGGAAATGCCCATCTGCCGCTGTGCCTACGACGTGCTGTACCATGGCAAGCAGACCGAGTCCGTGGTGCGCGAACTGATGACCCGTGCAAAAAAGCAGGAGAACTGA